The Trueperaceae bacterium genome includes a window with the following:
- a CDS encoding ABC transporter ATP-binding protein has translation MTTKIVARNAGKTYPSKAGTVTALEGFDLTVGEGEFVCLVGPSGCGKSTFLRILAGLDDLTSGEARIVPGDDPRKPLNNVVFQEYAVFPWKTVIDNVAFGLQMRGVGRAERYEVAERWLAKVGLKRFAHYYPSQISGGMKQRVSIARALANDPQVLLMDEPLGALDAQTRAVLQEELLRIWEETRKTVLYVTHSIEEAVLLGDRVVLMTAHPGTKKSEFAVDLPRPRDLATTSTARFGALTGAIWDELRDEVRLAMEAQA, from the coding sequence ATGACGACCAAGATCGTCGCGCGCAACGCGGGCAAGACCTACCCCTCCAAGGCCGGTACCGTCACGGCCCTGGAGGGGTTCGACCTCACCGTCGGCGAGGGCGAGTTCGTCTGCCTCGTGGGGCCCTCGGGCTGCGGCAAGTCGACGTTCCTGCGCATCCTCGCGGGGCTCGACGACCTCACCTCCGGCGAGGCCCGCATCGTGCCGGGCGACGATCCCCGCAAGCCGCTCAACAACGTGGTGTTCCAGGAGTACGCCGTCTTCCCGTGGAAGACCGTCATCGACAACGTGGCGTTCGGCCTGCAGATGCGCGGCGTCGGTCGGGCTGAGCGCTACGAGGTGGCGGAGAGGTGGCTCGCGAAGGTGGGTCTGAAGCGCTTCGCGCACTACTACCCCTCGCAGATCTCCGGCGGCATGAAGCAGCGCGTGTCGATCGCGCGGGCGCTCGCCAACGACCCGCAGGTCCTCCTGATGGACGAGCCGCTCGGAGCGCTCGACGCCCAGACCCGCGCCGTCTTGCAGGAGGAGCTGCTGCGCATCTGGGAGGAGACCCGCAAGACGGTGCTGTACGTGACCCACTCGATCGAGGAGGCGGTGCTGCTCGGCGACAGGGTGGTGCTGATGACGGCGCACCCGGGCACCAAGAAGTCCGAGTTCGCGGTCGACTTGCCGCGGCCGCGCGACCTCGCCACGACCTCCACGGCGCGCTTCGGCGCCCTCACCGGGGCCATCTGGGACGAGCTGCGCGACGAGGTGCGGCTTGCCATGGAGGCCCAGGCGTGA
- a CDS encoding NrtA/SsuA/CpmA family ABC transporter substrate-binding protein, whose product MTGRFTKSLLAVTVAASLLFASAQDTHGVAPLAPAQSVRVAFVPILKFATLYVAKDRGLFERYGLDVDLESVASGTEAIAFLEQGQIDVGGIAIVTSLWNGWNQGIDVRVFAPGGLEPFVNSPTKVLVRADLYSSGAVTSAADLAGKTVAFAGGPGSGGEYLTAKALEPAGLTIRDVEIVSLGNADIPAAFENGSIDAALLGSPYADQVEEAGTAVPIATDLVPGLMTVAFVGSGKFLGERPEAAERFALALLDAARLMQGEGYLAPENVAAYLHYVNSTEDAIVNGTPVLYDPDLAIPVSGLADVERVHRENGRTDYDAPIDLSKVVTTEFAEWALEAAGKYQQ is encoded by the coding sequence ATGACCGGTCGGTTCACCAAGTCGCTCCTCGCCGTGACAGTCGCGGCCAGCCTGCTGTTCGCGTCCGCCCAGGACACGCACGGCGTGGCGCCGCTCGCTCCAGCTCAATCGGTGCGCGTGGCGTTCGTCCCCATCCTCAAGTTCGCGACCCTGTACGTCGCCAAGGACCGCGGCCTGTTCGAACGGTACGGTCTCGACGTCGACCTCGAGAGCGTCGCCTCGGGCACCGAGGCCATCGCCTTCCTCGAGCAGGGCCAGATCGACGTGGGCGGCATCGCCATCGTGACGTCGTTGTGGAACGGTTGGAACCAGGGGATCGACGTGCGCGTGTTCGCCCCCGGCGGCCTCGAGCCGTTCGTGAACAGCCCCACCAAGGTGTTGGTGCGCGCCGACCTCTACTCCTCCGGCGCCGTCACCTCGGCGGCCGACCTGGCGGGTAAGACCGTCGCCTTCGCGGGCGGCCCCGGCAGCGGCGGCGAGTACCTCACCGCCAAGGCGCTGGAGCCCGCCGGGCTCACCATCCGCGACGTCGAGATCGTGTCGCTCGGCAACGCCGACATCCCCGCGGCGTTCGAGAACGGCTCCATCGACGCCGCGCTCCTCGGCTCGCCCTACGCCGATCAGGTGGAGGAGGCGGGCACCGCCGTTCCCATCGCCACCGACCTCGTGCCGGGCCTCATGACGGTCGCCTTCGTGGGTTCCGGCAAGTTCCTCGGCGAACGCCCCGAGGCCGCCGAGCGCTTCGCGCTCGCGCTGCTCGACGCCGCCCGGCTGATGCAGGGCGAGGGCTACCTCGCGCCCGAGAACGTGGCCGCCTACCTCCACTACGTCAACTCGACGGAGGATGCCATCGTCAACGGCACGCCCGTGCTGTACGACCCCGACCTCGCCATCCCCGTGAGCGGCCTGGCCGACGTCGAGCGCGTGCACCGCGAGAACGGTCGCACCGACTACGACGCCCCCATCGACCTCTCCAAGGTCGTGACGACGGAGTTCGCCGAGTGGGCCCTGGAAGCCGCCGGCAAGTACCAGCAGTGA